The nucleotide window CCGGCGCGTGATAATACTACGTCTGCAGCTTTGTAGGCCATGTCCATCACATTGATGAACTCATGCACCTTGATATGGGATGCATAAGGTGCTGCAGCAGCTTTGGCTATTTCGTAGTAAGGCTTTCCTGTTTGCCAGATCAGCTGCAGGTCTTTCTGCACGATGGTTTCGAGCAGGGGCTGCAGCGCTTCGTTGATGGATTTGGCACCCAGACTACCGCCTACGGCGAAGATGGTCTGTTTATGATTGTTCAGTCCAAAGTGTTGCAGTGCATCTTCCCGGGATACGGCCGACTGGGTGATATTGTTTCTGACAGGATTGCCGGTGAAGACGATCTTGTCTGCCGGAAAAAATTTATCCATGCCATCATAAGCCACACAGATCTTTGCTGCTTTTTTGCCCAGGATTTTGTTTGTTTTTCCTGCGAAGGAATTCTGTTCCTGAATCAGCGTTGGAATACCATTTTTCTGTGCCCTTCTCAGCATCGGGAAGCTGGCATAACCACCTACACCTACTACTGCATCGGGTTGGAAAGTGTCCAGTATATTTTTGGCCTGACGCAGGCTTTTCCAGATTTTGAATGGCAGCAGGATATTTTTGAAAATATTGCTGCGATTGAAACCGGCGATTTCCAGTCCTTTGATCGGATAACCAGCCTGTGGTACTTTCTCCATTTCCATTTTGCCGGCGGCGCCAACAAAAAGGATGTCGATATCCGGTTGAATTTTCTTCAACGCATTGGCAATCGCTATCGCCGGGAAGATATGTCCTCCCGTGCCTCCACCTGCTATAATCACTTTGCGTTGCATTGTTTCTTCAGTTACGATTGATATTTATGTTATAGATACGTATCAGGCTACTGCTGCGTTTTCCGCTTGCGCCGCCATTACACGTTCGAGTCGTTCTTTTTCTGCCTGTTTACCTTCCATTTCTTCCACGTTGCGCGACACACTAAGGATAATTCCGATGGCCATGCTGGTGAAGAGTACGGAAGATCCGCCCATGCTGACCAGTGGCAGGGGCAACCCTGTTACCGGAAACAGCTGTACGTTTACCGCCATATTGGTCAGTGCCTGTATGACCAGTGTTACACTCAGGCCTACTGCCAGGAATGCGCCGAAGGCATAAGGACATCTTTTGTATATCCGGATACTGCGTAGTAATAATACCATGTAGGCCGCCAGTATCAGGAATGCACCAAACAGTCCGTATTCTTCTATGATGGTGGCGTAGATATAGTCGGAGTAGGCGTGGGGCAGAAAGTTACGTTGTGTACTGTTGCCCGGGCCTTTCCCCAGCAGTCCGCCGCCGGCGATGGCTATATTGGCCTGTTGTACCTGATAGGGTACTTCTGTATGGTCGTCGTTCAGGAAGCTGTCGAGCCTTTTTTCCCAGGTTTTGGTACGCATATCGTTACCAGACAGTTTCGCGATGGCAAACATCAGCACTACCAGCAATGCACCGGCAGCTACCATGCCGGCAAGAAATTTTACCGGTACCCTGCCGATGAAGCAGAGCAGCATGCAACTGGCCATTAACAGCAAAGCCGTGCTCATATTGGCCGGCATGATGAGTATACAGATAACCGCTACGGGAGTGATGATGGGCAGAAATCCTTTTTTGAAATCGTTGATCACATCCTGGCGTCTCGACAACTGACGGCTGACATACATGAAGATGGCAAGTTTGGCCACATCCGATGTCTGGAAGGTCAGGTTGATGATCGGTAGCCTGATCCACCGGCTGGCATCGTTGATATGTGATCCGAATGCCAGTGTGTATATCAGCAGTGGTATCGATATCAGGAAACCTACCTGCGCCACCCTGGAGTAAATAGTATAGTTTACCCGGTGTGCAAAATAGATGATCACGAGGCCCATACCCAGTACGATAAGCTGCTTCAGGAGATAATACTCCGTATGGCCGCCGCGTTCACGATAAGCCAGTGATCCGGTTGCGCTATATACGGCCAGCAGGCTCACCAACGATAGAAAAATTACTATCGTCCAGATGACCTTATCGCCTTTTGTTCTATAGAGCAAACCGTTCATATTAGTTAATTACGTTTATTCCTTACTGTTATTCAATCCCCTTTACCAACCAGATCCACTATAAAGCCTTTACAGCTTCCTTGAATTTCCAGCCCCTGTCTTCATAGTTTTTAAACAGGTCGAAGCTGGCGCAGGCGGGAGAGAGCATTACCACATCTCCTTTGGTGGCCTGCTGAAAGGCTTCCCGAACAGCATCCATCATGCTGGAGGTGTTGATCATCACCGGCGTATCTTTTGACAACGCTTCGATGATGGGGGTATTGTCAATACCCATGCAGATGATGGCCTTTACTTTTTCTTTCACCAGATCGCGGATAGCGGAGTAGTCGTTGCCTTTGTCTACACCACCCATGATCAGTACGATGGGCTTTTCAATGCTTTCGAGGGCAAACCATACGGAGTTGACGTTGGTAGCCTTGCTATCATTGATAAAATCCACTCCTTTTACGGTTGCCACATATTCCATCCGGTGTTCGAGGCTTTTGAAGGAAGCCAGGCTTTCGCGGATTTTTTCTTTTCTGATGTCCATGGTCCTGCCTGCAATTGCTGCTGCCATCGAATTATACAGATTGTGTTTCCCTTTTAGTGCCAGATCATACATCGACATGATGACCGGTTCTCCGTCAACCAGTATTTGCAACTGCTCGTTGGCGATAAAGCCGCCTTCTTTCAGTGGTTTCATGATGGTAAAAGGTATTGATGTTGAATAAATGGGTTGCTGCGCCAAATGCTGCATGATCTCGGGATCGTCCATACAATAGATGAAATAATCTTCTTTTGTCTGGTTCATCGCGATCCTGAACTTGGAAGCCACATAATTTTCCATTTTGTAGTCGTACCGGTCCAGATGATCAGGCGTAATGTTGAGCAGGATGGCTACGTTGGGTTTGAATTCCACGATGTCATCCAGCTGAAAGCTGCTGATTTCAATCACATAATACTCCGCTGGTGCGGTTGCCACCTGTCTGGCATAACTAACGCCAATATTACCTACCATGGCCACGTCCAGTCCTGCCGTTTTGAAGATGTGGTAGGTGAGGGCGGTGGTGGTGCTTTTGCCGTTGCTGCCGGTGATGGCAATGATCTTTTTACCTTTTGAAAAACGGTAGGCCAGTTCTATCTCAGAAATAACCGGTATGCCTTTTTCGCGTACCTTTTTCATCAGCTCTGTTTTTTCAGGGATACCCGGACTTTTGACGATTTCGTCAGCGTTCAGGATAATATCCCAGGAGTGATGTCCTTCTTCGAAAGTGATGTGGTTTACCGCCAGTTCCTGTTTATAGTTGTCTTTGATGATGCCGCCTTCGGATACAAAAACATCATACCCTTGCTGTTTTCCCAGCAAAGCTGCTCCTATTCCACTTTCTCCTGCTCCTAATATGATGAGTTTGTGCGCCATTTTCGTTTATTCTTTCCTGTTATATTTTAAATAATTGATTATCTCATTTTGAGGGTAGCGATGGTAAATACCACGCACATGATCGTTACGATCCAGAAGCGTACGGATATTTTACTTTCGTGGTACCCTAATTTCTGATAGTGGTGATGCAGCGGCGACATTTTCAGGAGGCGTCTGCCTTCACCATATTTTTTCTTGGTGTATTTGAAATAAGACACCTGCAGCATCACTGACAGCAGTTCCACCAGGAATACGCCGCAGAAGATGGGTATCAGCAGCTCTTTACGCACGATGAATGCCAGTGCTGCGATGATGCCACCCAGTGCCAGACTGCCGGTATCACCCATAAACACCTGTGCAGG belongs to Chitinophaga sp. HK235 and includes:
- a CDS encoding FtsW/RodA/SpoVE family cell cycle protein — translated: MNGLLYRTKGDKVIWTIVIFLSLVSLLAVYSATGSLAYRERGGHTEYYLLKQLIVLGMGLVIIYFAHRVNYTIYSRVAQVGFLISIPLLIYTLAFGSHINDASRWIRLPIINLTFQTSDVAKLAIFMYVSRQLSRRQDVINDFKKGFLPIITPVAVICILIMPANMSTALLLMASCMLLCFIGRVPVKFLAGMVAAGALLVVLMFAIAKLSGNDMRTKTWEKRLDSFLNDDHTEVPYQVQQANIAIAGGGLLGKGPGNSTQRNFLPHAYSDYIYATIIEEYGLFGAFLILAAYMVLLLRSIRIYKRCPYAFGAFLAVGLSVTLVIQALTNMAVNVQLFPVTGLPLPLVSMGGSSVLFTSMAIGIILSVSRNVEEMEGKQAEKERLERVMAAQAENAAVA
- the murD gene encoding UDP-N-acetylmuramoyl-L-alanine--D-glutamate ligase, with protein sequence MAHKLIILGAGESGIGAALLGKQQGYDVFVSEGGIIKDNYKQELAVNHITFEEGHHSWDIILNADEIVKSPGIPEKTELMKKVREKGIPVISEIELAYRFSKGKKIIAITGSNGKSTTTALTYHIFKTAGLDVAMVGNIGVSYARQVATAPAEYYVIEISSFQLDDIVEFKPNVAILLNITPDHLDRYDYKMENYVASKFRIAMNQTKEDYFIYCMDDPEIMQHLAQQPIYSTSIPFTIMKPLKEGGFIANEQLQILVDGEPVIMSMYDLALKGKHNLYNSMAAAIAGRTMDIRKEKIRESLASFKSLEHRMEYVATVKGVDFINDSKATNVNSVWFALESIEKPIVLIMGGVDKGNDYSAIRDLVKEKVKAIICMGIDNTPIIEALSKDTPVMINTSSMMDAVREAFQQATKGDVVMLSPACASFDLFKNYEDRGWKFKEAVKAL
- the murG gene encoding undecaprenyldiphospho-muramoylpentapeptide beta-N-acetylglucosaminyltransferase; translation: MQRKVIIAGGGTGGHIFPAIAIANALKKIQPDIDILFVGAAGKMEMEKVPQAGYPIKGLEIAGFNRSNIFKNILLPFKIWKSLRQAKNILDTFQPDAVVGVGGYASFPMLRRAQKNGIPTLIQEQNSFAGKTNKILGKKAAKICVAYDGMDKFFPADKIVFTGNPVRNNITQSAVSREDALQHFGLNNHKQTIFAVGGSLGAKSINEALQPLLETIVQKDLQLIWQTGKPYYEIAKAAAAPYASHIKVHEFINVMDMAYKAADVVLSRAGALAIAELCVVKKPVIFVPYPFAAEDHQTSNAMNLVNKKAGLIIKNDEVGAQLSGVLFSLLQNRALMEQLEKNIGELGNPNADMIIAKEVINIFR